The Salvia miltiorrhiza cultivar Shanhuang (shh) chromosome 1, IMPLAD_Smil_shh, whole genome shotgun sequence genome has a window encoding:
- the LOC131005283 gene encoding leucine-rich repeat protein 2-like: MAAVHCLLSLFLPILLSFSPALSTNSEGNALHALRSRLSDPTNVLQSWDPTLVNPCTWFHVTCDSDNHVVRLDLGNSNITGSLGPELGQLRHLQYLELYKNNIVGKIPKELGNLGKLISMDLYGNKFQGNIPKSFANLKSLRFLRLNDNKLSGSIPRELTTLSSLKVFDVSNNDLCGTIPVDGPFEAFPMGSFANNRLNGPELKGLVAYDFGC; the protein is encoded by the exons ATGGCTGCTGTTCATTGTTtgctctctctcttccttcccATCCTCCTCTCCTTCTCCCCAGCTCTCTCCACCAACTCTGAAG GAAACGCGCTGCATGCTTTGAGAAGCAGACTTTCAGACCCCACAAATGTTCTACAGAGTTGGGATCCAACTCTTGTGAATCCTTGTACTTGGTTTCATGTCACCTGCGATTCCGACAACCACGTTGTTCGCTT GGACTTGGGCAATTCCAACATTACTGGGAGTTTGGGGCCGGAGCTAGGTCAACTCAGGCACCTGCAGTATTT GGAactttataaaaataacatagTTGGGAAAATCCCCAAGGAGTTGGGCAATTTGGGAAAGCTGATTAGCATGGATCTCTACGGAAACAAATTCCAAGGGAATATTCCCAAGTCCTTTGCCAACTTGAAGTCTCTTCGATTTTT AAGGTTAAATGATAACAAGCTAAGTGGATCAATACCGCGGGAACTCACCACTCTGTCCAGCCTCAAAGTCTT TGATGTCTCAAATAATGATCTTTGTGGAACAATACCGGTTGATGGCCCGTTTGAGGCTTTTCCCATGGGAAG TTTTGCTAACAACAGACTCAACGGGCCGGAGTTGAAGGGATTGGTGGCTTATGACTTTGGATGCTGA